A window of the Nisaea acidiphila genome harbors these coding sequences:
- a CDS encoding trimethylamine methyltransferase family protein, whose amino-acid sequence MAEAGRRTRRRERTRDRAASESPKQRIKQSVWRHLRSPYPPLPLVSEDELEAIHTASLRILSEIGIDFLDDTARTILKQHGAEVRGGSERVRLDPEMVLEYVAKAPSEFTLHGGRPERDLTFGSNHVNFCCIASAPFCSDLEGGRRDGNYADFNNFCRLTQSANILHMFGGYPVEPIDLPPDTRHLDCHYSFLTLSDKVHHAYSLGRQRPSDAIDMLCIARGETRDSIAERPGMHSIINTSSPLRVDIPMLQGLMEMSAHGQAICVTPFTLSGAMSPVTIAGALAQQNAEALAVIAFTQMVRAGAPVIYGGFTSNVDMRSGAPAFGTPEYAKAALVGGQLARKYGLPYRSTNANASNAPDAQAAWESMMSLWPVILGHTNMVMHAAGWLEGGLTASFEKFVIDLELLQGMASFIEPLEISEASLAIDAIKDVGPGGHFFGTPHTLERYETAFYEPLLSDWRNFESWEEAGSLDATARANRLYRAMLDAYEAPKIDPAIDEELKAYMAKRRENPGIQQ is encoded by the coding sequence ATGGCAGAGGCCGGGCGCCGCACGAGACGGCGGGAAAGAACGCGGGACCGCGCTGCCAGCGAGAGCCCTAAGCAGCGGATCAAACAGAGTGTTTGGCGCCACCTCCGCTCGCCATATCCGCCGCTGCCACTGGTCTCCGAGGACGAACTTGAGGCCATTCACACCGCCTCGCTCCGCATCCTCTCTGAAATCGGCATCGATTTCCTCGACGATACAGCCCGGACCATTTTGAAACAGCACGGCGCCGAAGTGAGGGGCGGGTCCGAACGCGTTCGCCTCGACCCCGAGATGGTTTTGGAATACGTCGCCAAGGCCCCGTCCGAATTCACACTCCATGGCGGTCGCCCGGAGCGGGATCTGACCTTCGGCAGCAATCACGTCAATTTCTGCTGCATCGCCAGCGCGCCCTTCTGCAGCGATCTGGAAGGCGGACGCCGGGACGGCAATTATGCAGACTTCAACAACTTCTGCCGCCTGACTCAGAGCGCAAACATCCTCCACATGTTCGGCGGCTATCCGGTCGAGCCGATCGACCTGCCGCCGGACACGCGGCATCTCGACTGCCACTATTCCTTCCTGACACTGTCGGACAAGGTGCACCACGCCTATTCGCTCGGCCGCCAGCGCCCGTCCGACGCCATCGACATGCTCTGTATCGCCCGCGGCGAGACCCGCGACAGCATCGCCGAGCGCCCGGGCATGCACAGCATCATCAACACCTCCTCGCCGCTCCGGGTCGATATCCCGATGCTGCAGGGCCTGATGGAGATGAGCGCGCACGGCCAGGCGATCTGCGTCACCCCATTCACGCTCTCCGGCGCCATGAGCCCCGTCACCATTGCCGGTGCCCTCGCCCAGCAGAACGCGGAGGCGCTGGCGGTCATCGCCTTCACCCAGATGGTGCGCGCAGGCGCACCCGTGATCTATGGCGGTTTCACCTCCAACGTGGACATGCGCAGCGGTGCACCCGCTTTTGGAACCCCGGAATATGCCAAGGCCGCCCTCGTCGGCGGTCAGCTGGCACGGAAGTACGGCCTGCCGTACCGATCCACCAACGCCAACGCCTCGAACGCGCCGGATGCGCAGGCGGCCTGGGAATCCATGATGTCGCTCTGGCCGGTCATACTCGGCCATACCAACATGGTGATGCACGCGGCTGGCTGGCTGGAGGGCGGGCTCACCGCGTCCTTCGAAAAGTTCGTCATCGATCTCGAGCTGCTGCAGGGAATGGCGTCCTTCATCGAGCCCCTGGAGATCTCGGAGGCGAGCCTCGCCATCGACGCGATCAAAGATGTCGGGCCCGGCGGACATTTCTTCGGCACCCCGCACACGCTGGAGCGCTACGAGACCGCCTTCTACGAGCCGCTGCTCTCCGACTGGCGGAATTTCGAGAGCTGGGAGGAAGCCGGCAGCCTCGACGCCACCGCCCGCGCGAACCGGCTCTACCGCGCCATGCTGGATGCCTACGAGGCGCCGAAAATCGATCCGGCCATCGACGAGGAACTGAAGGCCTATATGGCCAAACGCCGCGAGAACCCGGGTATTCAGCAATAA